The proteins below are encoded in one region of Chitinophagales bacterium:
- a CDS encoding murein L,D-transpeptidase catalytic domain family protein: protein MKKLLSLLLFVNILIFASSSHTLNEDSATNSSSDISDNDINKQSVFESINFGINVPSKKMFDLAYAGYTKLKEQGKIKKEILSIVDFEQSSNNKRLWIIDLKNKKVLFNTLVAHGRNSGNEFATSFSNVNSSYKSSLGFYITGGTYTGKHGNSLKLYGVEKNINDAAYERAIVIHGADYVSSKFAQAYGRIGRSLGCPAVPVELADDIIADIANGSCLFLYKNDTKYLSASQYADSKNNPLVTNY from the coding sequence ATGAAAAAATTATTAAGTCTGCTGTTGTTTGTTAATATTCTAATATTTGCATCCAGTAGCCACACACTAAACGAAGACAGTGCGACCAACAGTTCTTCTGATATTTCTGACAATGATATAAACAAACAAAGTGTTTTTGAAAGCATAAATTTTGGTATCAACGTACCTTCAAAAAAAATGTTTGATTTGGCTTATGCCGGATATACTAAACTAAAAGAACAAGGTAAAATAAAGAAAGAAATATTAAGTATTGTTGATTTTGAACAATCATCTAATAACAAACGACTTTGGATTATTGATTTAAAAAACAAAAAAGTGTTATTCAATACTTTAGTAGCTCATGGCAGAAATAGCGGCAATGAGTTTGCTACTTCATTTTCTAATGTAAATAGTTCTTACAAAAGTAGCTTAGGTTTTTATATTACTGGTGGCACTTATACCGGCAAGCATGGCAATTCTTTGAAACTTTATGGTGTAGAAAAAAATATAAACGATGCGGCTTATGAAAGAGCTATTGTAATACACGGAGCTGATTATGTGAGCAGTAAATTTGCTCAAGCTTATGGCAGAATAGGCAGAAGTTTAGGTTGCCCGGCAGTACCTGTTGAATTAGCTGACGATATAATTGCGGATATAGCCAACGGTTCGTGCTTATTTTTGTATAAAAACGACACTAAATATTTAAGTGCAAGTCAGTATGCGGACAGCAAAAACAATCCTTTAGTTACAAATTATTAG
- a CDS encoding isoprenylcysteine carboxylmethyltransferase family protein → MKKLLPPQLFLLCIALMIALYFWYRGIIVINYPFNLLGIIFIVLGLGITIKISRKFSAVDTEIHTFKTPRKLVINGLFKYSRNPIYTGFLIALIGVSILLGNLSSIIGVLLFFFAANFWYIPFEENQLEKEFGKQYSEYKNSVRRWI, encoded by the coding sequence TTGAAAAAACTACTACCACCACAACTTTTTCTGCTTTGCATAGCACTAATGATTGCTCTGTATTTTTGGTATCGTGGAATTATAGTAATAAATTATCCTTTCAATTTATTGGGGATTATATTCATTGTATTAGGTTTAGGCATTACTATAAAAATAAGCAGAAAATTTAGTGCAGTTGATACAGAAATACACACATTTAAGACACCAAGAAAATTAGTTATCAATGGTCTTTTCAAGTATAGTAGAAACCCTATTTACACAGGATTTTTAATTGCTTTAATTGGAGTTTCTATTCTTCTTGGCAACCTAAGCTCTATTATTGGAGTTCTTCTATTTTTTTTCGCTGCCAATTTTTGGTACATCCCTTTTGAAGAAAATCAGTTAGAAAAAGAATTTGGCAAACAATACAGCGAATACAAAAACAGTGTAAGACGCTGGATTTAA
- a CDS encoding nucleoside triphosphate pyrophosphohydrolase family protein, with protein MKKYKEPQALNSVAAFHHTFDAPVLDKPTIPSKDRCELRVNLLQEELNELKQAIKDNDIIEIADALADIQYVLSGAVLEFGLADKFETLFNEVQRSNMSKACATHKEAEATQAKYQAKDGTQSFIKQKEDKYLVYRVGDNKVLKSVAYSPADLEGILEE; from the coding sequence ATGAAAAAGTATAAAGAACCGCAGGCATTAAATAGTGTAGCAGCATTTCATCACACCTTTGATGCACCGGTGTTAGATAAACCCACTATACCATCTAAAGACCGCTGTGAGCTTAGAGTTAATTTGCTTCAAGAGGAATTAAACGAGCTAAAACAAGCTATAAAAGATAACGATATAATAGAAATAGCAGATGCATTGGCAGATATACAATACGTACTTTCCGGTGCAGTATTAGAATTTGGTTTGGCAGATAAATTTGAAACTTTGTTTAATGAAGTACAGCGTAGTAATATGAGCAAAGCTTGTGCTACACATAAAGAGGCAGAAGCTACACAAGCTAAATATCAAGCAAAAGACGGCACGCAATCTTTTATTAAGCAGAAGGAAGATAAATATTTGGTATATAGGGTAGGTGATAATAAAGTGCTAAAATCTGTAGCATATTCTCCTGCCGATTTAGAAGGGATTTTAGAGGAGTAA
- a CDS encoding alpha/beta hydrolase yields the protein MSKKTVYLLPGLGATVHAFDKLEFPGYERKGIKWLKPKENEDLPQYAKRLSSQIEDPENSILCGLSFGGIVAVELAKILPVEKTILISSVKTRREFPNTIKMAKAIPLHKLIKADRVSKFQFWYWFPFGKTTDEDKALIKSMVDVIDGPFTDWCANQAVYWKNKTVPKNLYHIHGTADRVFPFFHIKNYYKVRGGTHFMIVNRADEINEYIKEILSLKSQTAKTKQNEKV from the coding sequence ATGAGTAAAAAAACTGTGTATTTGCTTCCCGGGCTTGGAGCTACCGTGCATGCATTTGATAAATTGGAGTTCCCCGGATATGAAAGAAAAGGCATAAAATGGTTGAAACCAAAAGAAAATGAAGATTTGCCACAATATGCAAAACGTTTATCAAGCCAAATAGAAGACCCCGAGAATAGTATTTTGTGTGGCTTAAGTTTTGGTGGAATAGTTGCTGTAGAGTTGGCTAAAATATTGCCTGTAGAAAAAACCATATTAATTTCTAGCGTAAAAACGCGAAGAGAGTTTCCTAATACCATAAAAATGGCAAAGGCAATTCCGTTGCACAAACTTATTAAGGCAGACAGAGTAAGTAAATTTCAGTTTTGGTATTGGTTTCCTTTTGGAAAAACAACAGATGAGGATAAGGCATTAATAAAAAGTATGGTAGATGTTATAGACGGACCTTTTACCGATTGGTGTGCCAACCAAGCCGTGTATTGGAAAAATAAAACAGTTCCTAAAAATTTGTATCATATACATGGCACTGCCGATAGAGTTTTTCCATTTTTTCATATAAAAAACTATTACAAAGTGCGTGGTGGCACCCATTTTATGATAGTAAACCGAGCAGATGAAATAAATGAGTACATAAAAGAAATATTAAGTTTAAAATCGCAAACAGCTAAAACAAAACAAAATGAAAAAGTATAA
- a CDS encoding acyltransferase family protein, whose protein sequence is MSDYLETKNHYNPPPKNIVNFLARFSQWYFEPEYIGLNNLHKDKPGIYVSNHTLLGITDGPLYIPKLYNDLDIYLRVLVDNMHKSVPLWRSIMTDYGAVTGSREHAKALMEAKQHILVFPGGTNEICKTKGNEYTLMWKDRYGFVKMAVENAYPIYPIASLGGDELYDIIYDKEDLVDSKFGKWLEEKGILDKYFKGGENIPPLVKGIGPTLLPKPKKIYYKFCKPVETKKLKGKATEKQLKEIREKVEEKIYDGIHELMELRSKQNDDEQHPIRKFLNSL, encoded by the coding sequence ATGTCAGATTATCTAGAAACAAAAAACCACTACAATCCACCGCCAAAAAATATAGTTAATTTCTTAGCTCGCTTTAGCCAATGGTATTTTGAACCAGAGTACATAGGTTTAAACAATCTACATAAAGATAAACCCGGCATTTATGTTTCTAATCATACATTATTAGGCATAACCGATGGTCCTCTTTACATCCCAAAATTATACAATGATTTAGACATTTACCTAAGAGTTTTGGTAGATAATATGCACAAATCTGTTCCATTGTGGAGAAGTATTATGACAGACTACGGTGCTGTAACGGGCAGCCGAGAGCACGCTAAAGCATTAATGGAAGCCAAACAGCATATTTTAGTATTTCCGGGAGGTACAAATGAAATATGTAAAACCAAAGGAAATGAATACACTTTAATGTGGAAAGATAGATATGGATTTGTAAAAATGGCTGTAGAAAATGCTTATCCTATTTATCCCATTGCTTCATTGGGTGGAGATGAACTTTACGATATTATTTATGACAAGGAAGATTTAGTTGATTCTAAATTTGGTAAATGGCTTGAAGAAAAAGGTATTTTAGATAAATATTTTAAAGGTGGCGAGAATATACCTCCATTAGTAAAAGGAATAGGTCCTACTCTTTTGCCTAAACCTAAAAAGATTTATTACAAATTCTGCAAACCTGTAGAAACCAAAAAACTAAAAGGTAAGGCTACTGAAAAGCAACTAAAAGAAATTAGGGAAAAAGTAGAAGAAAAAATTTATGACGGCATTCACGAGTTAATGGAGCTACGCTCTAAACAAAACGATGATGAGCAGCACCCAATAAGAAAGTTTTTGAATAGTTTGTAA
- a CDS encoding DMT family transporter codes for MKARLALFVGILCISIFPILIKLELSSGFIAAFYRMGIATVVIVPFTIASKKLHIPNKRLLGLSALSGLFFASDVALWNVSIMESNATQATLLVNLAPVWVGIGSLLFLKVRPHRNFWIGVGIALLGLIFMLGVKRVSHFDFDRGFILAIISGMFYAGYILLSKESMKKMDVMSFLSVSLVSSTVFLFFICLFTKQNFLFHSQNAWFSFLVQGIICQVLAWVLISFALKNMRATRVSLSLLSQAFFSAIFARFFLNEQITMQLIVGGLIVLIGIAFTFKEN; via the coding sequence ATGAAAGCAAGACTGGCGTTGTTTGTTGGAATACTTTGTATTTCTATTTTTCCTATACTTATTAAATTAGAGTTGTCAAGTGGTTTTATTGCCGCATTTTATCGCATGGGAATTGCCACTGTAGTGATAGTTCCTTTTACCATAGCAAGTAAAAAACTACATATTCCTAATAAAAGATTATTGGGTTTGTCTGCCTTAAGTGGTTTGTTTTTTGCCAGCGATGTTGCTTTATGGAACGTTTCAATAATGGAATCTAATGCAACGCAAGCTACATTATTGGTAAATTTAGCACCGGTTTGGGTGGGTATAGGTTCTTTGCTATTTTTAAAGGTAAGACCTCATAGAAATTTTTGGATAGGTGTAGGTATTGCTCTGTTAGGATTAATTTTTATGCTGGGCGTAAAGCGTGTAAGCCATTTTGATTTTGACAGAGGTTTTATTTTAGCTATAATTTCAGGAATGTTTTATGCCGGGTATATTTTGCTAAGCAAAGAAAGCATGAAAAAAATGGACGTAATGAGTTTTCTTTCTGTGTCATTAGTAAGTTCTACGGTGTTTTTATTTTTTATTTGCTTATTTACCAAACAAAACTTTTTATTTCATTCTCAAAATGCTTGGTTTTCATTTTTAGTGCAGGGTATTATTTGTCAAGTCTTAGCATGGGTGCTCATCAGTTTTGCTTTAAAAAATATGAGAGCCACCCGAGTGTCTTTAAGTTTGTTAAGTCAAGCATTTTTTAGTGCCATTTTTGCCCGCTTTTTTTTAAATGAACAAATTACTATGCAACTTATAGTTGGTGGATTAATAGTATTAATAGGTATAGCCTTTACCTTTAAAGAAAATTAG